A genomic stretch from Petrimonas mucosa includes:
- a CDS encoding NAD(P) transhydrogenase subunit alpha produces MIVGIPKEIMPGEARVAATPETVKKFILDGMTVLVEAGAGVKSHYYDEQYSEAGAEMVDDVSRLFERADLILKVKEPLFNENVGKHEVEMMHPGQYLITFIHPASPVNHNMVKQLAARGVTGLTLDSIPRISRAQNMDALTSMSTCAGYKGIIMAADDLLVFMPQMFTAVGMLKPANVLVIGAGVAGLQALATAKRLGAVTYAMDIRPAANEQAKSLGARIIETGVPEELAVGQGGYAQKLPEEWLAKEREVLAGVLKDMDIVFCSALIPGKVAPILITDKMVESMKNGAVIVDISIDQGGNCEVTPAGKKEIIHNVMVQGIKNIPGLIPTSSTWMFSQNVYNLVKYLSKDGKIELNMNDEIVRSILVTHQGEIVHEGTKEAMGI; encoded by the coding sequence ATGATCGTAGGGATTCCCAAGGAAATTATGCCGGGAGAGGCGCGAGTGGCTGCAACTCCCGAAACCGTGAAAAAATTTATTCTGGACGGCATGACTGTGCTGGTAGAGGCAGGTGCCGGAGTTAAGTCGCACTATTACGACGAACAGTATAGTGAGGCCGGTGCAGAAATGGTTGACGACGTGAGCCGCCTTTTTGAAAGAGCCGACTTGATTCTCAAAGTGAAAGAACCTCTTTTCAACGAAAATGTGGGAAAACACGAAGTGGAGATGATGCATCCGGGCCAGTACCTGATTACATTCATCCATCCCGCATCTCCTGTAAATCACAACATGGTAAAACAGCTTGCGGCACGGGGAGTGACCGGTCTGACACTCGACAGTATTCCCCGTATTTCGCGCGCACAAAATATGGATGCCCTTACCTCCATGAGTACCTGTGCAGGTTACAAGGGTATCATCATGGCGGCTGATGACCTGTTGGTATTCATGCCGCAGATGTTTACTGCAGTGGGAATGCTCAAGCCGGCCAACGTGCTGGTTATCGGTGCCGGTGTGGCCGGATTGCAGGCATTGGCAACCGCAAAACGGTTGGGAGCGGTTACCTATGCCATGGATATACGTCCCGCTGCCAACGAACAGGCCAAAAGCCTTGGAGCCAGGATTATCGAAACCGGTGTGCCGGAAGAGCTTGCGGTGGGTCAGGGCGGATATGCCCAGAAACTTCCCGAAGAGTGGCTGGCAAAAGAGCGCGAGGTATTGGCCGGAGTGCTGAAAGATATGGATATCGTCTTCTGCAGTGCATTGATCCCGGGAAAAGTGGCACCGATATTGATTACCGATAAGATGGTGGAATCGATGAAGAACGGTGCGGTGATTGTGGATATCTCCATCGACCAGGGTGGAAACTGCGAAGTTACTCCTGCCGGAAAGAAAGAGATTATCCATAACGTGATGGTTCAGGGAATCAAGAATATTCCCGGATTGATACCCACCAGCTCCACCTGGATGTTCTCTCAAAACGTCTACAACCTGGTGAAATATCTGTCGAAAGATGGAAAGATTGAACTCAACATGAACGATGAGATCGTACGCTCGATCCTGGTGACACATCAGGGCGAGATCGTGCATGAGGGAACGAAAGAAGCAATGGGAATATAG
- a CDS encoding class II fructose-bisphosphate aldolase: protein MVSYKELGLVNSKELFKKAIEGGYAIPAFNFNNMEQLQAIISACVATKSPVILQVSSGARKYANQTLLRYMAQGAVQYAKELGYEIPIVLHLDHGDSFELCKDCIESGFSSVMIDGSHLPYEENIALTKKVVDFAHQYDVTVEGELGVLAGIEDDVQAEHHTYTEPDEVVDFVTRTGVDSLAISIGTSHGAFKFTPDQCTRDENGKLIPPMLRFDILKEIEKRIPGFPIVLHGSSSVPQEYVEIINQNGGKLKDSIGIPEEWLREAAKSAVCKINIDSDGRLAMTAAVRQVFTNSPAEFDPRKYLGPAREELKKLYMHKTEKVLGSAGKA from the coding sequence ATGGTAAGTTACAAAGAGTTGGGTTTGGTAAACTCAAAAGAATTGTTCAAAAAGGCTATTGAAGGCGGTTATGCTATTCCTGCTTTCAATTTCAATAACATGGAACAGTTACAGGCAATTATTTCTGCTTGCGTGGCAACTAAATCGCCCGTAATCTTGCAGGTCTCCAGCGGTGCACGCAAGTATGCCAATCAGACCCTGCTGCGGTACATGGCTCAAGGTGCCGTTCAATATGCTAAAGAACTGGGATATGAGATACCCATTGTACTCCACCTAGATCATGGCGACAGCTTTGAGTTGTGCAAGGACTGTATCGAAAGCGGTTTCTCTTCAGTGATGATCGATGGTTCGCACCTCCCCTACGAAGAAAATATCGCATTGACCAAAAAAGTGGTTGATTTTGCACATCAATACGACGTGACTGTAGAAGGCGAGCTGGGCGTTCTGGCTGGCATCGAGGATGATGTACAGGCTGAACACCACACCTACACCGAACCGGATGAAGTGGTTGACTTTGTCACCCGTACCGGTGTTGATTCGTTGGCCATCTCTATCGGAACATCGCACGGTGCTTTCAAGTTCACGCCCGACCAGTGCACCCGTGACGAGAACGGCAAGCTGATTCCTCCGATGTTGCGTTTCGACATCCTGAAAGAGATCGAAAAACGGATCCCCGGATTCCCCATCGTATTGCACGGATCTTCATCGGTTCCGCAGGAGTATGTGGAGATCATCAACCAGAACGGTGGCAAGCTGAAAGATTCGATCGGTATTCCTGAAGAGTGGTTGCGTGAAGCTGCCAAATCGGCTGTCTGCAAGATCAATATCGACTCCGATGGCCGTCTGGCAATGACTGCTGCCGTACGTCAAGTGTTCACCAACAGTCCGGCCGAATTCGACCCGCGCAAATATCTGGGTCCGGCCCGCGAAGAGTTGAAGAAACTCTACATGCACAAGACCGAAAAGGTACTCGGT
- a CDS encoding NAD(P) transhydrogenase subunit alpha, with protein MNPVLLILIFAVATGVGYMIIRNVPSLLHTPLMSGMNALSGITLLGAVAAVGLSVAAIRQQDLLLGQILGGLAIIAATLNVVGGFGVTHRMLKMFDKKKREGKES; from the coding sequence ATGAATCCGGTATTGTTGATATTGATTTTTGCAGTTGCTACAGGCGTTGGTTACATGATCATCAGAAACGTGCCAAGCCTGTTGCACACTCCGCTGATGTCGGGGATGAATGCCCTGTCGGGCATAACTCTCCTGGGAGCGGTCGCGGCAGTAGGGTTGTCAGTGGCTGCCATCAGGCAGCAGGATCTGTTGTTGGGACAGATATTGGGTGGGTTGGCCATCATTGCCGCAACTTTGAATGTTGTTGGCGGTTTCGGTGTCACACACCGGATGCTGAAGATGTTCGACAAGAAAAAGAGGGAGGGTAAAGAGTCATGA